Proteins encoded by one window of Cloeon dipterum chromosome 4, ieCloDipt1.1, whole genome shotgun sequence:
- the LOC135942305 gene encoding facilitated trehalose transporter Tret1-2 homolog gives MEALNKKQQCENEEEAGPMIGLEEVKTTIGKVKSVSDLTKGSNKAIFAQSLVAGAVFLLTAGCGMPIGFSAVLLPQLQTPNSTIPTSEEVGSWIASIHSASTPIGSLLSGTLMENWGRRNTLRLSVLPFLVGWSVLAFAGGHVLIFIGRLFCGLAVGLAAAPSQVLLGEVAEPKLRGVLVGAPFASYSLGILIVYTMGSMLPWRTVAGLCAILPIFALVALMNLPESPPWLAKVGRGQEALRALTWLRGGQMAQARSELAVLANRREQEEKDALAKQKNRRISWTNSWRQSPILSRLVLKPLIVVNVFNIVQILSGTYTIIFYAVDVLQQAEGGAETDRKAELETAVLTALVRTVITVLACLLLLKVGRRPLAISSGLGSAAAAVALGCWLYVAPAPGTLPWLPSTLVILYVGCNTYGFFVLPGLMLGEMLPARARGPAGGLTFAVINTTLFITTKMYPWAVHVLHPHGLFFFFGLCALLGTLFVYLFVPETKGRTLSEIEDYFSGSNLIWQTRVKEPANGSV, from the exons ATGGAGGCTCTCAATAAAAAGCAACA GTGCGAGAATGAGGAGGAGGCGGGGCCTATGATCGGCCTGGAAGAGGTGAAAACGACCATAGGGAAGGTCAAGAGTGTCTCAGATCTCACGAAAGGCTCCAACAAAGCCATCTTTGCGCAG AGTCTAGTTGCCGGAGCGGTATTTTTACTCACTGCAGGATGCGGAATGCCCATTGGCTTTTCCGCAGTACTTCTGCCCCAGCTTCAGACGCCAAACAGCACAATTCCCACCTCAGAAGAAGTAGGATCCTGGATTG CCAGCATCCACTCGGCCTCGACGCCCATCGGCTCCCTGCTGAGCGGCACCCTGATGGAAAACTGGGGCCGCCGCAACACCCTTCGCCTCAGCGTGCTGCCCTTCCTCGTTGGCTGGAGCGTGCTCGCCTTCGCCGGCGGCCACGTCCTCATCTTTATCGGCCGCCTTTTCTGCGGCCTGGCCGTCGGTTTGGCCGCTGCGCCTTCGCAGGTCCTGCTGGGTGAAGTGGCTGAACCAAAGCTCAGAGGAGTTCTTGTCG GTGCTCCGTTTGCAAGCTACTCTCTAGGCATTTTGATCGTTTACACGATGGGCTCGATGTTGCCATGGAGAACCGTGGCCGGTCTGTGTGCGATTTTGCCCATATTCGCCCTAGTGGCTTTGATGAACCTTCCTGAGAGTCCACCCTGGCTGGCCAAGGTGGGTCGCGGTCAGGAAGCACTTAGAGCGCTGACCTGGCTGCGGGGCGGCCAAATGGCGCAGGCTAGAAGTGAACTTGCCGTTTTGGCTAATCGCAGGGAGCAGGAAGAGAAG gATGCTTTGGCGAAGCAGAAAAACAGACGGATATCTTGGACCAACTCGTGGCGGCAGTCTCCGATACTGTCCAGGTTGGTCCTCAAGCCCTTGATCGTGGTTAACGTGTTCAACATCGTGCAAATCTTGTCTGGCACGTACACAATCATCTTCTACGCGGTGGACGTGTTGCAACAAGCCGAGGGCGGCGCCGAGACGGACCGCAAGGCAGAACTGGAGACCGCGGTGCTGACAGCTCTCGTCCGAACAGTCATAACAGTCCTGGCCTGCCTGCTTTTGCTCAAG gttGGCCGAAGACCACTGGCCATCAGCTCTGGTTTAGGTTCGGCAGCTGCTGCGGTGGCTTTGGGCTGTTGGCTGTACGTGGCACCGGCCCCAGGCACCCTGCCCTGGCTGCCATCCACCTTGGTCATTCTCTACGTCGGCTGCAACACATACGGATTCTTCGTCCTGCCCGGACTGATGCTGGGAGAGATGCTGCCGGCGCGGGCCCGAGGACCAGCTGGCGGTCTCACCTTCGCTGTGATCAACACGACCCTGTTCATCACGACCAAGATGTACCCGTGGGCCGTGCACGTGCTTCATCCGCACGgcctatttttcttctttggcCTGTGCGCTCTACTCGGCACCCTCTTTGTGTACCTGTTTGTGCCGGAAACCAAGGGTAGAACTCTCTCAGAGATTGAAGACTATTTCAGTGGAAGCAATTTGATCTGGCAAACGAGAGTAAAGGAGCCGGCCAATGGCTCCGTTTAA
- the LOC135942306 gene encoding uncharacterized protein LOC135942306 yields the protein MAGTEKNGVDWRTMWTGMLTDEIVSNLSQTNNSNNSSSVHTLKAKMLLKVIFSELRGRIAEASESNRKLEIERAKGDDLRRKNETLNSDVAKMKERLKALESENQSLRDLKLKRNSDEYKQLDEKRLKVEVKKEKDFFVPDTNFDFNSPSPGHKTTIPETLERDEFLLRTPPRGEESSLETAFLESPIITVRRCTSSASASASSESPASHSLCNSQNIPPKTQIPKDEKKVSKLSLSYAAQSKAKAVEQSPPSEFESTFFEKGGDDDDDNDDFKLFDSPKTMKEKKKMEAKKSIDDSGDKKFGFYRGEVVRKKDERNQLPGWECHDCQKFYENFCDGMDTQQKRALINKCSKHRQVQPVLGNTPEDFWKFGILESPKKGTTQVGQLKKKGSTSKGSRLIDKAQAVSISLDDSWD from the exons ATGGCAGGGACAGAAAAAAACGGAGTAGACTGGAGGACAATGTGGACCGGAATGCTGACGGACGAAATTGTCTCTAACTTGTCGCAAACAAACAACAGTAACAACAGCTCATCTGTTCATACGTTGAAAGCCAAAATGTTGCTTAAAGTCATTTTCTCTGAACTGAGGG GTAGAATTGCAGAGGCCTCTGAGTCGAATAGGAAACTCGAAATAGAACGTGCTAAGGGAGATGAtttgaggagaaaaaatgaaactctAAATTCCGATGTGGCAAAGATGAAAGAGAGATTGAAGGCGCTGGAATCGGAAAATCAAag TCTGAGAGATTTGAAACTTAAGAGAAACTCCGATGAATACAAACAGCTGGACGAGAAAAGACTGAAAGTGGAAgtgaaaaaagagaaagactTCTTTGTGCCTGATACCAATTTCGATTTTAACTCCCCATCTCCTGGTCATAAGACCACCATTCCTGAGACACTGGAGCGTGATGAATTCCTGCTTCGTACGCCTCCAAGAGGAGAAGAAAGCTCGCTGGAAACCGCCTTTTTAGAGAGCCCAATAATTACCGTCAGACGCTGTACTTCTTCCGCTTCCGCTTCCGCTAGTTCAGAGAGTCCAGCTTCACATAGCCTGTGCAACAGCCAGAATATACCCCCTAAAACCCAAATACCAAAAGATGAGAAGAAGGTTTCCAAGCTGTCCCTCAGCTATGCAGCACAGTCAAAGGCTAAGGCTGTAGAGCAGTCACCTCCAAGTGAATTTGAGTCAACCTTCTTTGAGAAGGGAGGTGACGATGACGATGACAATGACGATTTCAAGCTCTTTGACAGTCCCAAGACCATGAAGGAAAAAAA AAAAATGGAAGCAAAGAAATCCATTGATGACAGTGGGGACAAAAAATTCGGTTTCTACCGAGGTGAGGTTGTAAGGAAGAAGGACGAGCGAAATCAACTTCCTGGGTGGGAGTGCCATGATTGTCAAAAG TTTTATGAAAACTTTTGTGACGGGATGGACACACAGCAAAAAAGAGCTTTGATCAACAAGTGTAGCAAACACAGACAGGTGCAACCAGTTCTTGGAAACACGCCTGAag ACTTTTGGAAATTTGGCATTTTGGAATCGCCTAAGAAAGGTACAACTCAGGTGGGTCAGTTGAAGAAGAAGGGAAGTACATCCAAGGGATCGAGGCTGATCGACAAAGCACAAGCGGTCAGCATTTCGTTGGATGACAGTTGGGATTAA
- the LOC135942307 gene encoding uncharacterized protein LOC135942307 gives MAQLPFGMHRSTFSLFLSAIVVLSLVFYHIHQLRVEIGMVHHRIFASLRDLETKAVVADQYLEQRVADNLRRVQNSQLEREKGIIQNKALAAAEQKIMEKIKEMAGSFDDRKRNSELNVLAFVKDYVHNFITNEIPIDVKKWFTLVSKQAHQICTLNHDDPVLIKYIREQLLIQPSAKQAPSQPKKGNYSDEITELLGILKNKTNGTFVEIGNHFNRSLILETDFSWNGMLIEKDPDNVKDLLDKSRKSWIAPTCISRKATPELVPFGPATKKGAKELEMLCMPFEALCLAMNITKLDYLHLNVKGNELEAFKKIDYDKIRIRVVEIGSNVEKSEIDAIKNKLLESNYRLHNLTVKADDRLIFVKKM, from the exons ATGGCACAGCTGCCGTTCGGTATGCACCGATCAACTTTTTCGCTTTTCCTTTCAGCGATCGTGGTTCTTTCACTCGTCTTTTACCACATTCACCAACTGAGGGTGGAGATTGGAATGGTGCACCACAGAATATTCGCCTCGCTCAGAGACTTGGAGACAAA AGCAGTGGTGGCGGACCAATATTTGGAGCAGCGCGTAGCAGACAACCTGAGAAGAGTGCAGAACAGCCAGCTCGAAAGGGAAAAAGGAATAATCCAAAATAAAGCATTAGCCGCTGccgaacaaaaaataatggagaAAATCAAGGAAATGGCCGGATCGTTTGACGATAGGAAACGTAACAGTGAACTCAACGTTTTAGCCTTTGTCAAGGATTACGTGCACAACTTCATTACCAATGAAATACCAATAG ATGTGAAAAAATGGTTTACTCTGGTGAGCAAACAAG CTCATCAAATCTGCACACTGAACCACGACGatccagttttaattaaatacatcaGAGAGCAGCTTCTCATCCAGCCATCTGCTAAACAAGCCCCTTCACAGCCAAAGAAAGGCAACTACTCAGATGAGATCACCGAGCTGCTTggtatattaaaaaacaag accaACGGCACATTCGTTGAGATTGGCAACCACTTCAACAGATCGCTGATACTAGAAACTGACTTTTCTTGGAATGGCATGCTCATCGAAAAAGATCCAGATAATGTGAAAGATTTGCTCGACAAAAGCAGAAAATCTTGGATAGCCCCTACATGCATCAGCCGAAAAGCTACTCCTGAGCTG gtTCCTTTTGGACCAGCAACAAAAAAAGGAGCCAAAGAATTGGAAATGCTATGCATGCCATTTGAGGCACTTTGCTTGGCAATGAATATCACAAAATTGGACTACTTGCACCTCAACGTTAAGGGGAATGAGCTGGAAGCCTTCAAAAAGATTGACTACGACAAAATACGCATAAGA GTTGTAGAAATCGGATCAAACGTGGAAAAGTCGGAGATTGACGCAATTAAGAATAAATTGCTAGAAAGTAACTACCGGCTACACAACCTAACAGTCAAAGCTGACGACAGACtgatatttgtgaaaaaaatgtaa